Proteins found in one Salvelinus alpinus chromosome 11, SLU_Salpinus.1, whole genome shotgun sequence genomic segment:
- the LOC139533995 gene encoding E3 ubiquitin-protein ligase Hakai-like isoform X1: MDQSDNDLQGTDGSGSLGGPDVRRRIPIKLISKPTIRSKPAPRTQRPMGRQPSKPQAGDEESFSFKQEERFDCGTKAGDVFASQRRFPQQMFWDFKLNLIGEKDDIPAHFCDKCGLPIRIYGRMIPCKHVFCYECALLHEKKGDKMCPGMQLFSCTDPVQRIEQCLRGSLYMCSIVQGCKRTYLSQRDLQAHINHRHMRAAKALASRQDALHLPPSTEVPDRFRVPPPHLPKTQGHLPPSLQHGGHDPYGQPPPASHDAPPLSQETFRIATVTTRARSNLITVPIQDDSGSSSTSSSRDPLPPGPGPAPPPHHHPDYPGQPVVSHPHHMMAPPQQHYGPPPPPPPPINHPMQHPPQGSGTPHMVYNQAGPPPPMSNAPPPITPPPGHIMGQMPPYMNHPPPGPPPQHGGPPVNAPPPHHYNPNPMQQFPEDQGTLSPPFNQQGGLSPGMWPAPRGPPPPRMQGPPPQGQMPGPHHPDQSRYRPYYQ, from the exons ATGGACCAAAGTG ACAATGACCTGCAAGGTACGGACGGCTCGGGGAGTCTTGGGGGCCCTGATGTCCGCAGACGCATCCCCATCAAACTCATCTCCAAACCAACCATCAGGAGCAAACCTGCTCCCCGGACACAAAGACCCATGGGCAGGCAGCCCTCCAAACCCCAGGCTGGGGATGAAG AGAGTTTTAGCTTCAAGCAAGAGGAGAGGTTCGACTGTGGTACCAAGGCTGGGGATGTGTTTGCAAGTCAACGGAGGTTCCCCCAGCAAATGTTTTGGGACTTTAAG TTGAATTTGATAGGTGAAAAGGATGACATTCCAGCACACTTTTGTGACAAGTGTGGTCTGCCCATAAGGATCTATGGACGCATG ATTCCATGCAAGCATGTGTTCTGTTATGAGTGTGCTTTGCTCCACGAGAAGAAGGGAGACAAGATGTGCCCAGG TATGCAGCTCTTCAGCTGCACAGACCCGGTCCAGCGCATCGAACAGTGTCTGCGGGGCTCCCTCTACATGTGCAGCATCGTGCAAGGCTGCAAGCGCACCTACCTTTCCCAGCGTGACCTGCAGGCCCACATCAACCACCGCCACATGAGGGCAGCCAAGGCCTTGGCAAGCCGCCAGGACGCCCTGCACCTTCCCCCATCCACAGAGGTGCCTGACCGCTTCCGTGTGCCCCCGCCTCACCTGCCCAAGACCCAAGGGCATCTCCCGCCCTCCCTCCAACACGGGGGTCATGACCCCTACGGTCAGCCACCACCGGCTTCCCATGATGCACCTCCTCTTTCCCAGGAGACCTTCCGCATCGCCACGGTAACTACACGCGCACGCAGCAACCTCATCACCGTGCCAATCCAGGATGACTCCGGTtcttcctccacctcttcctcccgTGACCCTCTCCCTCCTGGCCCGGGCCCTGCtccacccccacaccaccaccctgACTACCCTGGTCAGCCTGTAGTATCCCACCCCCACCACATGATGGCGCCACCACAACAGCACTATGGCCCTccgcctcctccccctccacccatCAACCACCCCATGCAGCACCCACCCCAGGGCTCTGGGACACCCCACATGGTGTACAACCAGGCCGGCCCTCCCCCGCCTATGTCCAACGCACCCCCTCCCATTACACCCCCGCCAGGACACATCATGGGTCAGATGCCCCCCTACATGAACCACCCTCCTCCAGGCCCCCCACCTCAACACGGTGGTCCTCCAGTCAATGCCCCCCCTCCCCACCACTACAACCCTAACCCCATGCAGCAGTTCCCTGAGGACCAGGGCACACTTAGTCCCCCTTTTAACCAGCAAGGGGGTCTGAGCCCTGGGATGTGGCCTGCCCCTAGAGGGCCTCCTCCTCCAAGGATGCAGGGCCCCCCTCCTCAGGGCCAGATGCCTGGACCCCATCACCCCGATCAGTCCCGCTACCGCCCTTATTATCAGTAA
- the LOC139533995 gene encoding E3 ubiquitin-protein ligase Hakai-like isoform X2, producing the protein MTCKVRTARGVLGALMSADASPSNSSPNQPSGANLLPGHKDPWAGSPPNPRLGMKIPCKHVFCYECALLHEKKGDKMCPGMQLFSCTDPVQRIEQCLRGSLYMCSIVQGCKRTYLSQRDLQAHINHRHMRAAKALASRQDALHLPPSTEVPDRFRVPPPHLPKTQGHLPPSLQHGGHDPYGQPPPASHDAPPLSQETFRIATVTTRARSNLITVPIQDDSGSSSTSSSRDPLPPGPGPAPPPHHHPDYPGQPVVSHPHHMMAPPQQHYGPPPPPPPPINHPMQHPPQGSGTPHMVYNQAGPPPPMSNAPPPITPPPGHIMGQMPPYMNHPPPGPPPQHGGPPVNAPPPHHYNPNPMQQFPEDQGTLSPPFNQQGGLSPGMWPAPRGPPPPRMQGPPPQGQMPGPHHPDQSRYRPYYQ; encoded by the exons ATGACCTGCAAGGTACGGACGGCTCGGGGAGTCTTGGGGGCCCTGATGTCCGCAGACGCATCCCCATCAAACTCATCTCCAAACCAACCATCAGGAGCAAACCTGCTCCCCGGACACAAAGACCCATGGGCAGGCAGCCCTCCAAACCCCAGGCTGGGGATGAAG ATTCCATGCAAGCATGTGTTCTGTTATGAGTGTGCTTTGCTCCACGAGAAGAAGGGAGACAAGATGTGCCCAGG TATGCAGCTCTTCAGCTGCACAGACCCGGTCCAGCGCATCGAACAGTGTCTGCGGGGCTCCCTCTACATGTGCAGCATCGTGCAAGGCTGCAAGCGCACCTACCTTTCCCAGCGTGACCTGCAGGCCCACATCAACCACCGCCACATGAGGGCAGCCAAGGCCTTGGCAAGCCGCCAGGACGCCCTGCACCTTCCCCCATCCACAGAGGTGCCTGACCGCTTCCGTGTGCCCCCGCCTCACCTGCCCAAGACCCAAGGGCATCTCCCGCCCTCCCTCCAACACGGGGGTCATGACCCCTACGGTCAGCCACCACCGGCTTCCCATGATGCACCTCCTCTTTCCCAGGAGACCTTCCGCATCGCCACGGTAACTACACGCGCACGCAGCAACCTCATCACCGTGCCAATCCAGGATGACTCCGGTtcttcctccacctcttcctcccgTGACCCTCTCCCTCCTGGCCCGGGCCCTGCtccacccccacaccaccaccctgACTACCCTGGTCAGCCTGTAGTATCCCACCCCCACCACATGATGGCGCCACCACAACAGCACTATGGCCCTccgcctcctccccctccacccatCAACCACCCCATGCAGCACCCACCCCAGGGCTCTGGGACACCCCACATGGTGTACAACCAGGCCGGCCCTCCCCCGCCTATGTCCAACGCACCCCCTCCCATTACACCCCCGCCAGGACACATCATGGGTCAGATGCCCCCCTACATGAACCACCCTCCTCCAGGCCCCCCACCTCAACACGGTGGTCCTCCAGTCAATGCCCCCCCTCCCCACCACTACAACCCTAACCCCATGCAGCAGTTCCCTGAGGACCAGGGCACACTTAGTCCCCCTTTTAACCAGCAAGGGGGTCTGAGCCCTGGGATGTGGCCTGCCCCTAGAGGGCCTCCTCCTCCAAGGATGCAGGGCCCCCCTCCTCAGGGCCAGATGCCTGGACCCCATCACCCCGATCAGTCCCGCTACCGCCCTTATTATCAGTAA